A region of the Bacillus sp. NP247 genome:
AGAGGCGCTACAAACGTTAGATATTGAGAAACGGAAAGAGATTTATAAGAAATTGTATCAAGAATTAAGTGAAGATCCACCAGTGATTTTCTTAAATAATAGTAAAGTGGTATCTGCTCATAACGCGCGAATTCAAGGATTACAAGAAGATAACTATAATGGTATATTGTTAAGTTTACCTAAATTGAATATTGCTCAATAATTTTTGGAGAACTCTCAAAATATTTATATAGAAATAATTGACAAAATATACTGAAAGATATAAGCTAATAACCATAAAGTCTACCGGAAAGGTCGGAATAAGATTGTTACCCCTCAAAAACATCTGTTTTTTTACGTTCAAAACCGACTTTTCCGATTGGCTATAAAATGTTGCTGTGGGAGGCATACATAAGGCAAGCAGTTCATAAAGTGTAATTATTAAAAAAAAGTTAGGGTGGGGACAATGAAGAAAAAGACAAAAAAATGGGCTGGTGTATTTTCAGTATTACTGAGTAGTTCGTTTGTGTTATCTGCTTGCGGGGGACAAGAAGATACGGCTTCTACAGAACCAGTTAAACAGCAAGATTTAAAAAATATAAAAATCGAAAAGATTGCTGCTACAGATAAGACGAAAGTACCTGATAAAGCAAAAAATCGAAAAGACACGTTAGTTGTTGGGATTAGTAAACCGGGTGGTGTCTTTTTACCATACTTCCAGCAAAATGGTTGGGATGGAAATGTAACCTCTGTTATTTTTGCGTCTCTTGTATCGACAGATAAACAAGGAAAGCCAACTCCAGAATTAGCTGAGAAGTGGGATGTTTCTTCTGATCAGTTAACATATACATTCCATTTACGTAAAGATTTAAAATTTAGCGATGGTTCACCATTAACAGCAGATGATGTAGCGTTCACATTGACGCTTTTACATGATAAGGCATATGAAGGTGAAATAGACATTTCTCAATATGCTGTTAAAGGTGGTAAAGAATATAAAGAAGGAAAAGCAACTTCTATTGAAGGAATTCAAGTTGTTGATCCACAGACAATTAAAATTACGACTGAAAAAGTTAATTCGCAGACACTAACTGCTTTAGGTGGACCAGTGTTATCAAAAGCGTATTATGGAAAAGACTATAAACAAAATACAAGTTTAGATTATTTAAAAGAGTTATATGGAAAACCGATAGCTGCAGGTCCATATAAATTTGAAAAGTATATCCCAGGTCAAGAAGTTCGTTTTGTAGCAAACGAAAATTATTATGCAGGTAAGCCGAAAATTCTAAACTTCATTTATAAAATTACTGCTGGTGATACAAAACTACAATTATTCCAAACAGGTGAAGTTGACTACACTGGTCTAGGTACTGGTGATGAAATTCTTGAACAGGCGAAAGGTTTACAATTCGCGAACATTCAAATCGAAACAGCGGCATCATTTAATTATATTTATATGAATAATAATAAACCGTACTTAAAGGATAAAAAGGTTCGCCAAGCACTTATTTATGGATTAGATCGCAAAAAGTATGTTGATACAGCATTAAAAGGATACGGTACAGTAGCTAACGTACCAATCCATCCGACTTCTTGGGCTTATACGGAAGAAGGGGTTAATAAATATGAATACGATAAAGAAAAAGCGAAAAAATTATTAGATGAAGCGGGATGGAAAGCTGGTTCGGATGGAATTCGTGAAAAAGATGGTCAAAAATTAAAGCTTTCTTATTTCGGCCCAAGTTCGGCTAAAGATAGTGATCTACTAATTCCAATTGCCAAAGAGAATTATAAAGAGATAGGTGTAGAATTTAATCCTGAATTTATGGACTTTAATACTATGCTTTCGAAGGTAAACAAAGGTGACTATGATTTAGCTTCTGTTTCGACACCGATTACAAGTGACCCAAGTGAAACAGCTGGTGAATATTTATCTGGTGTCAATGAGAAGAGTCTTGGTTATAAAAATGCGAAAGTAGATGAGTTAATTAAAAAGGGTATTGAGACAGTTGATATTGAAAAACGTAAACCAATTTATAAAGAACTGTATAAAGAATTAAGTGATGACCCACCAGTAATTCTATTAAACTACCGTAGGACAATTACAGGATACAACGGGAATATAAAAGGAATTGACCCTGAAAAGTACAATAGTATTAGTGCAAACTTGCCAGTATTATCTATCGAAAAATAACGATAAGAATGTATAAATAGAAGACATTTTTTCATTCGGCAAGTAGTATGTCGTTTTGAAAAAATGTTCTTCTATTTTAAGCATAAGATTGGAGAGAAAAAGGGTGAAAACATATATCATTCGTAGGCTGTTACAAATGATTCCTACACTGTTGGGTGCATCAATTATTATCTTCTTCCTGTTCGCACTTCTTCCAGGAGATTATATTGATTCAAACCCGAAGATTACACCGGAAAGAGCAGCTGAACTTAGGGAATTGTATGGATTGAATAAACCAATTGTTGAGCGATATTTTCACTGGCTAGGTAATGCATTGCAGGGGGACTTTGGTTTTTCTCTTCAATATCAAGAACCTGTAACGTCATTATTAAATAAATTTATATGGAATTCGTTTATTGTTGCGGTTATTGCATTGTTCTTTATTTGGCTAATTGCACTTATTATCGGCGTGTTTTCAGCGACAAAGCAGCATTCCTTATTCGATAAGCTTGTAACAATTGGTGTCTTTGCAGCGATGTCATTCCCTTCATTCTTTATCGGTTTGTTTTTAATTAAAGTGTTCGCGGTTGACTTTAAGTTATTACCGATAGGCGGGATGATTGATGTTGGGAGTAATTCGACGGGGCTTGCTTACGTAATAGAAGTTGCAAAGCATATGGTTTTACCAGTATTTATTTTGACACTTCTTGGAGTAGGCTCATTAACTCGTTATTTTAGAACGAGTATGTTAGAGGTTGTACGGCAAGATTACATTCGAACGGCTAGAGCAAAAGGTTTAAAGGAGAAGACAGTTATTTATAAACATGCATTAAAAAATGCAATTTTGCCGGCTATTACATTGCTTGCATTTGAGTTACCAGGATTGTTTTCAGGGGCAATTATTATTGAACAAATTTTTAACTGGCCAGGTATCGGTAATATTCAATTAGAAGCACTTAATTTCCGTGATTATACAGTATTAATGGCATTTACGATGTTTCTTTCTTGTTTAACAATTGTTTCAAACTTTTTAGCGGATGTTGTATATGCAGTTGTTGATCCACGTATTCGGTTGAAGTAAGGGGGGGAAAGAGATGGGAACTGTTACCGCAATTACAGAGAAAAAAGTAAAAAAGAAAAGACGAAATGAATCATCGCCGTGGAGGCAAGCTTTTAAAAGGATAAAGAAAAATAAAATGGCACTTATAGGGTTTTATGCATTAGTTTTTATGTTTTTATTTTGTTTTATCGGTCCATTCTTTTCACCGTATGCATCAGGGAAAATACAAGTTGCGCTAATTAACAAGCCACCTAGTTTTTCTCATTGGCTTGGTACGGATCAATTAGGAAGAGATATTTTAACGAGGCTGATGCAAGCGGGGCGGATTTCATTAACAATTGGCTTAGCTTCAATGGTGTTATCAGTTATATTAGGTGCTTTATTAGGAGCTATTGCAGGTTTTTACCGTGGTATCGTCGACAATATTATAATGCGTCTTGCCGATATTTTAATGTCGATGCCGGGATTACCGTTACTTATTATAATGGGTGCTATTTTATCAGAATGGAAAGTACCATCTGATTATCGTCTTTACGTCATTATGATTATTTTAAGTTTAGTAGGTTGGCCAGGACTTGCCCGTCTCGTACGGGGGCAAATTTTATCGCTTCGAGAACAATCGTTTATGCAAGCTGCTGATGTACTAGGGATAAAAGATTATCGGAAAATTGTATATCATTTAATCCCAAATGTTTTGCCAATATTAATTGTTGTATCAACATTAGGTGTTGCGGGTTCTATTTTAGGAGAGTCTGCACTAAGCTATCTAGGCCTTGGTGTCGTTCCACCTACACCATCGTGGGGAAATATGATTAGCTCAGCAAACTCATTAATCGATTTCCAAAAGCGTCCGTGGTTATGGATTCCACCCGGTTTTACAATCTTTATAACAGTTGTATCAATTAATTT
Encoded here:
- a CDS encoding ABC transporter substrate-binding protein — encoded protein: MKKKTKKWAGVFSVLLSSSFVLSACGGQEDTASTEPVKQQDLKNIKIEKIAATDKTKVPDKAKNRKDTLVVGISKPGGVFLPYFQQNGWDGNVTSVIFASLVSTDKQGKPTPELAEKWDVSSDQLTYTFHLRKDLKFSDGSPLTADDVAFTLTLLHDKAYEGEIDISQYAVKGGKEYKEGKATSIEGIQVVDPQTIKITTEKVNSQTLTALGGPVLSKAYYGKDYKQNTSLDYLKELYGKPIAAGPYKFEKYIPGQEVRFVANENYYAGKPKILNFIYKITAGDTKLQLFQTGEVDYTGLGTGDEILEQAKGLQFANIQIETAASFNYIYMNNNKPYLKDKKVRQALIYGLDRKKYVDTALKGYGTVANVPIHPTSWAYTEEGVNKYEYDKEKAKKLLDEAGWKAGSDGIREKDGQKLKLSYFGPSSAKDSDLLIPIAKENYKEIGVEFNPEFMDFNTMLSKVNKGDYDLASVSTPITSDPSETAGEYLSGVNEKSLGYKNAKVDELIKKGIETVDIEKRKPIYKELYKELSDDPPVILLNYRRTITGYNGNIKGIDPEKYNSISANLPVLSIEK
- a CDS encoding ABC transporter permease; the encoded protein is MKTYIIRRLLQMIPTLLGASIIIFFLFALLPGDYIDSNPKITPERAAELRELYGLNKPIVERYFHWLGNALQGDFGFSLQYQEPVTSLLNKFIWNSFIVAVIALFFIWLIALIIGVFSATKQHSLFDKLVTIGVFAAMSFPSFFIGLFLIKVFAVDFKLLPIGGMIDVGSNSTGLAYVIEVAKHMVLPVFILTLLGVGSLTRYFRTSMLEVVRQDYIRTARAKGLKEKTVIYKHALKNAILPAITLLAFELPGLFSGAIIIEQIFNWPGIGNIQLEALNFRDYTVLMAFTMFLSCLTIVSNFLADVVYAVVDPRIRLK
- the opp4C gene encoding oligopeptide ABC transporter permease; amino-acid sequence: MGTVTAITEKKVKKKRRNESSPWRQAFKRIKKNKMALIGFYALVFMFLFCFIGPFFSPYASGKIQVALINKPPSFSHWLGTDQLGRDILTRLMQAGRISLTIGLASMVLSVILGALLGAIAGFYRGIVDNIIMRLADILMSMPGLPLLIIMGAILSEWKVPSDYRLYVIMIILSLVGWPGLARLVRGQILSLREQSFMQAADVLGIKDYRKIVYHLIPNVLPILIVVSTLGVAGSILGESALSYLGLGVVPPTPSWGNMISSANSLIDFQKRPWLWIPPGFTIFITVVSINLLGDALRDALDPKMKR